The following are encoded in a window of Lates calcarifer isolate ASB-BC8 linkage group LG20, TLL_Latcal_v3, whole genome shotgun sequence genomic DNA:
- the si:dkey-250d21.1 gene encoding uncharacterized protein si:dkey-250d21.1 produces MTDCCAAANCDYQQGESTTALFSFPVDPERCKQWLNNCRRQDLSSEPPEQLHKLYRLCAKHFEPSMISHQSASSCVLREDAVPTIFDFAAPANNQSSCNRKRARDPSEEEPTSVKKTKENAATAEVTEEREELSGESTLPELQKEDVASSKAKEILKVYFKEILALTGFSINGANINSDEPIGGTRGQQALNRICVEKIDKKEILQFSEDLMREEIQNSLRLARFFSILLQDVTTIEGKEQIPVFIRSVTVAGFPQKHLIGFLPCDMDAENLFYTLLSELRNKWGLRMEHCRGLTYLVTGSMCQKMRDLTCRVLQEFPQVVLSPSDPYAFNIWIIRCMPVPSIQKVADTVEEVASLLRRTPQLSKRLEGKIQMTYGHVKGEVDRIKAAVSGNWEYSTDAFQTMLDILEPFLNCINEMISKVDEDSAEQMAKLKPVLKNFNFIITLVVLKNTLCCVSILNSSLRGIISISSTLQYTISNALKLVSKYQQELAIFHRKWFSDAVGRAKKLGVEATKPEMDQEDTTETPLEDFYRETLSRPILQYLVAEVKRVFSTEMVRILRWLSLVPSYMADHNFSIRRDKVADANLNNLARPDTFYEELGCWEVKWRHASKRRILPTTVFATLKIPDIGFYPNVQSLLRVLGTVPCVNAEADVYGQYHMVLERCHSYLRATPEDQRQCSMAYVYVNQDVHFNVEQMVDSYVQKHPDILQLLEMDDDTKEKPPKVAAHGNHAEKDTEEELQLINLEMDAERLVEMKCAETDREALKSALQAAVTAAYSSQSRLHSDTSPAQDGEVEYVTKSEMKEVLTVCENAVREGILTEVGSSFFSLFIDRVVKLGEKDYLPLFLRFVDSFDVMRLELMGFLEADLDCDTMVQRLLEIVTVDWRLDLNNCRGQAYLGSGDVSYKLKAFACKVQEKYPLAISTHCSSYSFNTWWSKSIPVPAVKRALDTFEEVLMFFGSSATLEKQLDHVIAYGLRESYEKVQELQGKFCALWQEKHDSYEVFVQMLEPLVECLEKIKNNPQRWKAFVSEQAGALLRKVMEFDFIIAMVVLKNASSFTRELSAGLQKDHFSAASQLCQISGIVATLNRVKTNMKVFHQNWFDEACAMAQSLRVQIEVPENSLPRDGMMKPVGFYKDGLSVPLVDNLINAVKDHFSEDHKEALNFLSLVPCSVTVSYMFESWKSKPPLYSSDLPDADNFFTELCCWRVTWKTKVASVTIPGSIFHTLRLPLMQYFGNINTLLRIMSVLPSTALEDCGVVMRHKKFQEYLKNTNPEDRSSCLAMLQVGTDFSRDLDRMVTQCLKVTPQALEGICLDKESKSFIRNSENNMEVDCVKEDVEEPKTEQSPDKIEDQDMKSADENGHAEDNRQSLATVFRLAALLGKKNNSLSDLSEEDKEPFIQELSMCHWFERETKCTPCIGSDEMVNLLINGIRDVILKEIQESPFFSLIIDKPVKIADKTHLPVFVRYVGESAPKVEFMGFLPFDENCQVDTQANKLAKILTEDWGLPMSHCRGQAFMHLGSGYQSLKKMSLDFLNSYPLSVVTPSESCGLAHWLAGSVPCPSVAKMLDITEDLLLFFDESPCLEGQLAQAVDGLLNMPREALEEIPETCCSRWKKREDFFDILADTLEGILSCLDAVSSSATGAKSVHAQVLSTALRNMDFVVTLVILKNACAPLRNCSTVFRCGNPADILCEVEKIPSIIETLNKMLENVSTVHSTWFEQAFQLATKVTPEQVCFSEEANSYESPELYYRENLSVPLLRSLIDEMKYSFSDSHLKALSVLSLLPSCNPQPILSESTDKPFSLYLTDLPEPEAAEQEINAWAAVWREKYQDAAPPTSIAETLVHPESKSHPAVTLLLRLVAVLPSVSMECDLMKTTLNSMRDLLKNTLCKGSRVDHVMLLSHRTTLQRLPEVIEKCMEVDPESSPYLSQVMGTLQGLKLDSGSTVVKPAAPTESQASSVAEKPSDGAVNLADNEVVLEVVQGPRKAVSFYEPQLREQILKELWDSQFFTVMTEQAVEIDGELYVPLCIRYLNKEDIQCEETLAFIPVSEDPSALADAIETALSEKWGLNMEYCRGQASLSVGEVGAQMRAVSLAIAKKYPQAVRTVSSSLSLNVWLAKSSPAEEAADGAVLIGKILHWLTEDAERQNRLEDMIIHVFQHDEGKGNELRDKLIKNWEKSHDMHELMVELLEAVTLCLNELKREGSISNQQQASQFFDAVRNFEFILSTVVLKNILGVTKKLSQSLQGKPLDMLLAVNSLPDVKASLNKLKSDIDAHHKAWFEEAVALASKLHVTMLHSVLLEPLSEFYKESVSMRVVEHSIAEIDDLFTEKVLDTLRCLEIVPYAMSKVETSILSGLVFHLYKEDLPDQASLHSEMKSWKEKWLDPLAGYLPTTVLDTLKTSQIRSFSNIETLLRLQVILPFSRRESNFRQGKRSLQEFIQQEKRSLTELHPL; encoded by the exons ATGACTGACTGCTGCGCCGCGGCCAACTGTGATTACCAGCAAGGGGAATCAACCACTGCACTTTTCAGCTTCCCTGTGGATCCAGAGCG CTGCAAACAATGGTTGAACAACTGTCGTCGCCAAGATTTGTCATCAGAACCTCCTGAGCAGTTGCATAAGCTGTACAGACTTTGTGCAAAGCACTTTGAGCCCTCTATGATCTCTCATCAG AGTGCCTCCAGTTGTGTCTTAAGGGAAGATGCTGTTCCAACAATATTTGACTTTGCAGCACCTGCGAATAATCAATCATCCTGCAACAGGAAACGGGCTCGAGATCCT TCAGAAGAGGAGCCTACctctgtaaagaaaacaaaag AAAACGCAGCAACAGCAGAAgtgactgaggagagagaagaattgTCTGGAGAGAGCACATTGCCTGAACTGCAAAAAGAGGATGTGGCCAGCTCCAAAGCAAAAGAGATTCTGAAAGTATATTTTAAGGAAATCCTGGCACTGACTGGATTCAGCATCAACGGTGCAAACATCAACAGCGATGAGCCGATTGGAGGTACAAGGGGTCAGCAAGCTCTCAATCGTATCTGTGTGGAGAAAATTGACAAGAAAGAAATCCTCCAGTTCAGCGAAGACCTCATGCGGGAGGAGATCCAAAACAGCCTCAGACTGGCGCGATTCTTCTCCATTCTGCTGCAGGATGTGACTACCATAGAGGGAAAGGAGCAGATCCCAGTTTTCATCAGGTCTGTCACAGTAGCCGGGTTTCCACAAAAGCACCTCATTGGGTTCCTACCATGCGACATGGATGCAGAGAATCTGTTTTACACGCTTCTCTCAGAGTTGAGAAACAAGTGGGGGCTGAGAATGGAGCACTGCAGAGGACTCACTTACCTAGTTACAGGCAGTATGTGTCAGAAAATGCGAGACCTTACCTGCAGAGTTCTGCAGGAGTTCCCACAAGTAGTTCTGTCACCAAGTGACCCGTATGCCTTCAACATATGGATTATTCGCTGCATGCCTGTGCCCTCCATCCAGAAGGTTGCAGACACTGTAGAGGAGGTGGCCTCATTACTCAGGAGAACCCCACAACTGTCCAAAAGATTGGAAGGAAAGATCCAGATGACATATGGGCATGTAAAAGGGGAAGTGGATAGGATCAAAGCAGCTGTCAGTGGGAATTGGGAGTATAGCACTGATGCCTTCCAGACTATGTTAGATATTCTGGAGCCATTCCTGAACTGCATCAATGAGATGATTTCAAAGGTGGATGAAGACAGTGCTGAACAGATGGCCAAGCTCAAGCCAGTTTTGAAGAATTTCAATTTCATCATCACGCTTGTTGTTCTGAAGAACACACTCTGTTGTGTGAGCATACTCAACTCAAGTCTCAGGGGAATAATCAGCATCAGCAGTACCTTGCAGTACACAATTTCCAATGCCTTAAAGCTGGTAAGCAAGTATCAACAGGAGCTTGCAATATTCCACAGGAAATGGTTTTCAGATGCAGTTGGCCGTGCCAAGAAGCTGGGAGTGGAGGCCACTAAACCAGAGATGGACCAAGAAGACACAACTGAAACACCACTGGAGGACTTTTACAGAGAAACTCTGAGCCGGCCTATCTTGCAGTATCTTGTTGCAGAGGTGAAGAGAGTGTTTAGCACTGAGATGGTGAGGATTCTCAGATGGCTTTCGTTAGTGCCATCTTATATGGCTGACCACAATTTCAGCATTCGCAGGGATAAAGTAGCAGATGCCAATTTGAACAACCTTGCACGGCCTGACACATTCTACGAAGAGCTTGGTTGCTGGGAGGTGAAATGGAGACATGCAAGCAAGCGCAGAATCCTGCCAACCACTGTGTTTGCTACTCTCAAGATTCCAGATATTGGGTTTTACCCCAATGTGCAGAGCTTGCTGAGGGTGTTAGGCACTGTTCCGTGTGTAAATGCAGAAGCAGATGTGTATGGCCAATACCATATGGTACTAGAGCGGTGCCACTCCTATCTGAGAGCCACACCAGAAGACCAAAGACAGTGCAGCATGGCATATGTCTACGTGAACCAAGATGTGCATTTCAATGTTGAACAAATGGTGGACTCATATGTCCAAAAGCATCCAGACATCCTGCAGTTGTTGGAAATG GATGATGACACAAAAGAAAAGCCTCCCAAAG tggcAGCCCATGGAAACCATGCTGAGAAGGACACTGAAGAGGAATTACAACTCATAAACCTAGAGATGGATGCTGAAAGGCTTGTGGAGATGAAGTGtgcagagactgacagagaagCTCTTAAATCAGCCTTGCAGGCAGCAGTGACAGCTGCATACAGCAGTCAAAGCAGGCTACACAGTGACACCTCTCCCGCTCAAGATGGAGAGGTTGAGTATGTAACCAAGTCTGAGATGAAAGAAGTTCTCACCGTGTGTGAGAATGCTGTCAGGGAGGGAATCCTCACCGAAGTAGGGAGTTCGTTCTTTTCCTTGTTCATCGACCGTGTTGTGAAACTGGGGGAGAAAGACTATCTTCCACTTTTCCTTCGGTTTGTGGACAGTTTTGATGTTATGAGGCTTGAGTTGATGGGTTTCCTTGAGGCAGATCTTGATTGTGATACCATGGTACAGCGTCTCCTGGAAATAGTTACAGTCGACTGGCGTCTTGACTTGAATAACTGCAGAGGTCAAGCATACCTAGGCTCTGGTGATGTCTCCTACAAGCTGAAAGCTTTTGCCTGCAAAGTCCAGGAGAAATATCCTCTTGCTATAAGCACACACTGCTCTTCCTACTCTTTCAACACATGGTGGTCAAAATCCATCCCTGTGCCTGCTGTTAAAAGAGCCCTGGATACATTTGAAGaggttttgatgttttttggcAGCAGTGCTACTTTAGAAAAACAGCTTGACCATGTAATAGCCTATGGTCTTAGAGAGAGCTATGAAAAAGTCCAAGAGTTACAAGGAAAGTTCTGTGCCCTTTGGCAAGAGAAGCACGATTCTTATGAGGTGTTTGTGCAGATGCTGGAGCCTCTGGTTGAATgtctggagaaaatcaaaaacaaccCACAGAGATGGAAAGCCTTTGTGTCTGAACAAGCTGGAGCACTTCTCCGCAAGGTGATGGAATTTGATTTCATCATTGCCATGGTGGTCTTAAAGAATGCATCCTCTTTTACCAGAGAGCTGAGTGCAGGTCTGCAGAAGGATCACTTCAGTGCTGCGTCCCAGCTTTGCCAGATCAGTGGTATTGTGGCCACTCTGAACCGAGTGAAGACCAACATGAAGGTGTTTCACCAGAATTGGTTTGATGAGGCTTGTGCAATGGCACAGAGTCTAAGAGTGCAGATTGAAGTGCCTGAAAACTCTTTGCCAAGGGATGGAATGATGAAGCCAGTTGGGTTTTACAAGGATGGCTTAAGTGTGCCCCTAGTAGACAACCTTATCAATGCAGTGAAGGATCATTTTTCAGAAGACCACAAAGAAGCTCTCAACTTCCTCTCCCTGGTTCCATGCTCAGTCACAGTGAGTTACATGTTTGAGAGCTGGAAGTCAAAGCCTCCTCTCTACAGCAGTGACCTTCCTGATGCTGACAACTTCTTCACAGAGCTTTGCTGCTGGAGAGTAACCTGGAAGACAAAAGTGGCATCCGTGACCATCCCAGGCTCTATATTTCACACACTACGTCTGCCACTCATGCAGTACTTTGGGAACATCAATACACTGCTGAGAATTATGTCCGTGCTACCCAGCACAGCACTGGAGGACTGTGGTGTTGTAATGCGCCACAAGAAGTTCCAAGAGTACCTGAAAAATACAAATCCTGAAGACAGGTCCTCATGCCTGGCTATGCTGCAGGTGGGTACAGACTTCAGCAGAGACCTGGACCGCATGGTGACCCAGTGTTTGAAGGTTACTCCTCAAGCCTTGGAGGGCATCTGCCTG GACAAGGAATCCAAAAGTTTCatcaggaactctgaaaataaTATGGAAG TTGATTGTGTCAAGGAGGACGTTGAGGAGCCCAAAACTGAGCAATCTCCTGACAAGATTGAAGACCAAGACATGAAATCAGCAGATGAGAATGGGCATGCAGAAGATAATCGTCAGAGTTTGGCAACAGTATTCAGACTGGCTGCACTtctagggaaaaaaaataatagtcTCTCTGATCTCTCAGAAGAGGACAAAGAGCCTTTTATCCAGGAGCTCAGCATGTGCCACTGGTTTGAAAGAGAGACCAAGTGCACACCTTGTATAGGTAGTGATGAAATGGTGAACCTCCTCATAAATGGAATCAGAGATGTAATACTCAAGGAAATACAGGAATCTCCATTCTTCTCACTGATCATAGACAAACCTGTTAAAATTGCTGACAAGACGCACCTACCTGTTTTTGTCAGGTATGTTGGAGAGTCTGCTCCAAAAGTAGAGTTCATGGGTTTCTTACCAtttgatgaaaactgtcaagtTGACACACAAGCCAATAAGCTTGCAAAGATTCTCACAGAAGACTGGGGCTTACCAATGTCTCATTGTCGAGGACAAGCATTCATGCACTTGGGCTCAGGTTACCAAAGCCTGAAGAAAATGTCTTTGGATTTCCTCAATAGTTACCCGCTCTCTGTTGTAACACCCAGTGAGTCTTGTGGCCTTGCCCATTGGCTGGCAGGAAGTGTCCCTTGCCCTTCAGTGGCAAAAATGTTGGATATCACAGAAGACTTGCTGCTGTTCTTTGATGAATCTCCTTGTCTGGAGGGGCAGTTAGCGCAGGCTGTTGATGGGCTTTTAAATATGCCAAGAGAGGCCCTGGAGGAAATTCCAGAAACATGTTGCTCAaggtggaaaaagagagaggactTCTTTGACATACTCGCTGACACGTTAGAGGGTATTCTCAGCTGCCTAGATGCTGTTAGCTCTAGTGCCACAGGTGCCAAGTCAGTGCATGCACAAGTTCTCTCTACCGCGCTAAGAAATATGGATTTCGTTGTCACGCTTGTGATTTTGAAAAATGCTTGTGCTCCTCTTCGTAACTGTAGCACTGTCTTCCGCTGCGGAAACCCTGCTGATATTCTCTGTGAAGTGGAAAAAATCCCCTCAATCATAGAGACTCTTaacaaaatgttagaaaatgtgAGCACTGTGCACTCCACTTGGTTTGAGCAGGCCTTCCAGCTAGCAACCAAGGTAACTCCTGAACAAGTGTGCTTTTCAGAGGAAGCCAACAGCTATGAATCTCCAGAGTTATATTACAGAGAAAATCTGAGTGTTCCTCTCCTCAGAAGTCTCATTGATGAGATGAAGTACAGCTTCTCAGACAGCCACTTAAAGGCCCTGTCAGTCCTGTCGTTGTTGCCTTCCTGCAATCCACAACCTATTCTGTCAGAGTCCACAGACAAGCCATTCAGCCTCTACCTTACAGATCTTCCTGAGCCggaagcagcagagcaggaaatcAATGCGTGGGCTGCTGTCTGGAGAGAGAAATACCAGGATGCTGCTCCTCCGACCTCCATTGCTGAAACACTTGTCCATCCTGAGTCAAAGAGCCACCCTGCTGTTACCTTACTGCTTAGGCTAGTAGCTGTCCTGCCAAGTGTCAGTATGGAGTGTGATCTGATGAAGACCACGCTAAATTCCATGAGGGATCTGTTGAAAAACACTCTATGCAAAGGCAGCAGAGTAGATCATGTGATGCTCCTCTCTCACCGCACAACACTGCAGAGACTACCAGAGGTCATTGAGAAGTGTATGGAGGTGGATCCAGAGAGCAGTCCATATCTATCCCag GTGATGGGAACTTTGCAAGGACTGAAGTTGGACAGTG GAAGCACTGTAGTAAAACCAGCGGCACCAACAGAATCGCAAGCCTCCAGTGTAGCAGAGAAGCCCTCTGATGGAGCGGTGAATTTGGCTGATAATGAAGTGGTACTGGAGGTCGTTCAAGGACCAAGAAAAGCAGTATCTTTCTATGAGCCGCAACTGCGTGAGCAAATCCTCAAGGAACTCTGGGACTCTCAGTTCTTCACAGTTATGACTGAGCAAGCTGTTGAAATTGATGGTGAGCTCTACGTGCCCTTGTGCATCAGGTACCTAAACAAAGAAGACATCCAGTGTGAGGAAACATTAGCTTTCATTCCTGTCAGTGAAGACCCCAGTGCCCTTGCAGATGCTATAGAGACTGCCCTGTCTGAGAAGTGGGGACTCAACATGGAGTACTGTAGAGGACAGGCCTCGCTGAGTGTTGGTGAAGTAGGAGCTCAGATGAGGGCTGTAAGTTTAGCTATAGCTAAGAAATACCCCCAGGCTGTAAGAACTGTCAGCTCCTCTTTGTCTCTTAATGTATGGCTGGCTAAGTCTTCTCCTGCTGAGGAAGCAGCTGATGGAGCAGTTCTCATAGGCAAAATATTACATTGGCTCACAGAGGATGCAGAACGCCAGAACAGACTGGAAGACATGATCATTCATGTGTTCCAGCACGATGAAGGAAAGGGCAACGAGCTGAGGGACAAACTCATCAAGAACTGGGAGAAGAGTCATGACATGCATGAATTGATGGTAGAGCTATTAGAGGCGGTCACGCTCTGCTTAAATGAGCTGAAAAGAGAGGGAAGTATTTCAAACCAGCAGCAAGCATCACAGTTCTTCGATGCAGTCAGAAACTTTGAGTTCATCCTATCAACAGTTGTCCTGAAAAATATCTTGGGTGTAACGAAAAAGCTAAGTCAGTCTCTTCAGGGCAAACCCTTAGATATGCTACTTGCTGTGAATAGCTTGCCTGATGTCAAAGCATCCCTTAATAAACTGAAGAGTGATATTGACGCCCATCATAAGGCCTGGTTTGAGGAAGCTGTCGCATTGGCTTCCAAACTCCATGTCACAATGTTGCATTCAGTGCTTCTAGAGCCATTGAGTGAATTTTACAAAGAATCAGTGAGCATGAGGGTTGTAGAGCACTCAATAGCAGAGATTGACGACCTCTTCACAGAAAAGGTATTGGATACTTTGAGGTGTCTGGAGATTGTGCCTTATGCAATGTCCAAAGTAGAAACCAGCATTCTTAGTGGTCTTGTGTTCCACCTGTACAAGGAGGACTTACCAGATCAGGCCTCCCTTCACTCTGAGATGAAGTCATGGAAGGAGAAATGGTTGGATCCCCTGGCTGGCTATCTCCCAACTACTGTGCTCGATACCCTCAAGACATCACAGATAAGAAGTTTTAGTAACATTGAGACTCTCCTCAGACTCCAGGTGATCTTGCCATTTTCTAGGAGGGAGAGCAACTTCAGGCAAGGAAAAAGAAGCTTACAGGAGTTCATACAGCAGGAAAAGAGATCCCTCACTGAGCTCCATCCTCTGTAA